A genome region from Natranaeroarchaeum sulfidigenes includes the following:
- a CDS encoding DUF5788 family protein — translation MQEYQRKQLLERVDREGATVGAEIPERIAVQGEEIDLHEFVFEIKRRETYPASERERVDRAKKNLRRERLQRRQRIEEGDISFEEGERLARSIVGLDRALNALENLQPTDLEGEAMAQETADKKRWMSFLKQALGHEDTSSGRLGGAGRGR, via the coding sequence ATGCAGGAGTACCAGCGCAAACAGCTCCTCGAACGCGTCGACCGCGAGGGTGCGACGGTCGGCGCGGAGATCCCCGAGCGGATCGCCGTGCAGGGCGAGGAGATCGACCTCCACGAGTTCGTCTTCGAGATCAAGCGCCGGGAGACGTACCCGGCGAGCGAGCGCGAGCGCGTCGACCGGGCGAAAAAGAACCTGCGCCGGGAGCGTCTCCAGCGCCGCCAGCGGATCGAAGAGGGGGATATTAGTTTCGAGGAGGGCGAACGACTGGCCCGCTCGATCGTCGGACTCGACCGCGCGCTCAACGCCCTGGAGAACCTCCAGCCCACTGACCTCGAAGGAGAGGCGATGGCACAGGAGACTGCCGACAAGAAGCGCTGGATGTCGTTTCTCAAACAGGCACTCGGTCACGAGGACACAAGCTCGGGCCGCCTCGGCGGGGCGGGGAGGGGTCGATGA
- a CDS encoding rhomboid family intramembrane serine protease produces MANCDVCGREENMPYNCSQCGGTFCPEHRLPENHDCPGLNQWNDPSGVFDSGFDDSVDDRGGSRSLLDRLGIDTGPGGPLAYFRGNMTFVFLVLMWLTFAAQLAVQTFTGVVGNPGIYDWSLFRALFTLDPQNPLYLWTWVTSIFAHGGLFHIAVNSIVIYFFGRLVEDYIGSREFAVLFIVSGILAGLGQIGIGILMGDAVPVLGASGAALAIMGVLTILNPGLKVYVYFILPMPIWLLTVLFAGYSVFAASAPGVGSGVAHIAHLIGLGIGLVYGNYVKGQIRTPNQVQLGGGRGPGGPGGPGGPGGPGRGRF; encoded by the coding sequence ATGGCGAACTGCGACGTGTGTGGGCGCGAAGAGAACATGCCGTACAACTGTAGTCAGTGCGGCGGGACGTTCTGTCCGGAGCATCGCCTGCCGGAGAACCACGACTGTCCGGGACTCAACCAGTGGAACGATCCGAGCGGCGTCTTCGACAGCGGGTTCGACGACAGCGTCGACGACCGTGGCGGCTCTCGCAGCCTGCTCGACCGGCTCGGAATCGACACCGGTCCGGGCGGGCCGCTGGCGTACTTCCGCGGGAACATGACGTTCGTGTTCCTCGTGTTGATGTGGCTCACGTTTGCCGCCCAGTTGGCCGTTCAGACGTTTACTGGCGTGGTCGGCAACCCCGGGATCTACGACTGGTCCCTGTTTCGGGCACTGTTCACGCTCGATCCCCAGAACCCACTGTACCTCTGGACGTGGGTCACGTCGATTTTCGCACACGGCGGACTGTTCCACATCGCGGTCAACAGCATCGTGATCTACTTCTTCGGCCGACTGGTCGAGGACTACATCGGCTCCAGAGAGTTCGCCGTACTGTTCATCGTCAGTGGGATCCTCGCGGGGCTCGGACAGATCGGCATCGGTATTCTCATGGGCGATGCAGTGCCCGTACTCGGAGCAAGCGGCGCAGCGCTGGCGATCATGGGCGTCCTGACGATTCTGAACCCCGGACTCAAAGTGTACGTCTACTTCATCCTCCCGATGCCGATCTGGCTGCTGACCGTGCTGTTCGCGGGCTATTCGGTGTTTGCAGCCAGTGCCCCGGGGGTTGGGTCAGGCGTCGCTCATATCGCCCACCTCATCGGTCTCGGTATCGGACTGGTCTACGGGAACTACGTCAAAGGGCAGATCCGGACGCCGAATCAGGTCCAGCTAGGCGGGGGGCGCGGTCCCGGTGGCCCCGGGGGTCCGGGCGGCCCTGGCGGTCCGGGCCGCGGCCGGTTCTGA
- a CDS encoding endonuclease V, giving the protein MRGPPELVRPDLVPDPGNSHDEMEAQQREIAAVATFTDDFEFDPAPIIDGQLATPGEEPPLVAGVDQAFLDDRAISAIVVSRGGEIIERVYSVTDLSIPYIPGLLAFREGGPILDAVEKLTNTPDLFVFDGSGRIHFREAGIATHIGVVLDVPSIGVAKSLLCGTPTWSIEGLAADERVPIEADADVTAPDGATIGYAVQTRQYDSPNRHINPLYVSPGHRVGPATAADLVLALADGYKLPEPTRRADAYAEEAKSLVQD; this is encoded by the coding sequence ATGCGTGGCCCGCCAGAGCTGGTCCGTCCCGATCTCGTACCCGATCCCGGGAACAGCCACGACGAGATGGAAGCCCAGCAGCGCGAGATTGCTGCTGTAGCGACGTTCACCGACGACTTCGAGTTCGATCCGGCACCGATCATCGATGGGCAGCTTGCGACGCCGGGCGAGGAGCCCCCGCTCGTCGCTGGCGTCGATCAGGCGTTTCTCGACGACCGGGCAATCAGCGCAATCGTCGTTTCACGGGGTGGCGAGATCATCGAGCGCGTCTATTCGGTGACCGATCTCTCGATCCCCTATATTCCGGGGTTGCTGGCGTTCCGAGAGGGCGGCCCGATCCTCGATGCAGTCGAGAAGCTGACGAACACACCCGACCTGTTCGTCTTCGACGGGAGCGGCCGGATCCACTTTCGCGAAGCTGGGATCGCGACCCACATCGGTGTCGTGCTCGACGTGCCAAGTATCGGCGTCGCCAAGAGCCTGCTGTGTGGGACGCCCACCTGGTCAATCGAGGGGCTCGCGGCGGACGAGCGCGTCCCCATCGAGGCTGACGCGGACGTCACCGCGCCGGACGGAGCGACGATCGGCTATGCCGTCCAGACGCGCCAGTACGACTCGCCGAATCGTCACATCAACCCGCTGTACGTCAGCCCAGGACACCGGGTCGGGCCAGCAACCGCCGCCGATCTCGTGCTTGCACTTGCCGACGGCTACAAACTGCCCGAGCCGACACGGCGGGCCGACGCGTACGCCGAGGAAGCGAAGTCGCTCGTCCAGGACTGA
- a CDS encoding SDR family oxidoreductase: MADTQDDETGETPPREGKLKTVLITGCSSGIGREAAKAFLDDDGWTVYATARDTDDIADLGEAGCETAELDVTDENHVRQVVERVLSETGRIDALINNAGYGQMGPIEEVPTEVVHEQFDVNVYGPHRLIRAVLPHMRERERGTIVNVSSVGGRVSHPGGGVYCGSKFALEAMSDALRSEVEPFDIDVALVEPGPVNTSFGDEMRARTDKLERSGAYDWFYSVIEDTQLIGGGGFGSIEAKEVAETILEAANSPNPSPRYPVGQFGKLSSLARLAPDPIRDAVFGIVRRFV; the protein is encoded by the coding sequence ATGGCCGACACGCAAGACGACGAGACGGGCGAGACGCCGCCCCGTGAGGGGAAACTGAAGACGGTGCTGATAACCGGCTGTTCGTCTGGGATTGGACGCGAGGCCGCGAAGGCATTTCTCGACGACGACGGGTGGACGGTCTACGCGACCGCGCGCGATACCGACGACATCGCCGACCTCGGCGAGGCCGGATGTGAGACGGCCGAGCTGGACGTCACCGACGAGAACCATGTCCGACAGGTGGTCGAACGGGTCCTCAGCGAGACCGGGCGGATCGACGCGCTGATCAACAACGCCGGCTACGGCCAAATGGGACCAATCGAGGAAGTCCCAACCGAAGTCGTCCACGAACAGTTCGATGTCAACGTCTACGGGCCACATCGACTGATCAGAGCCGTCCTCCCCCACATGCGAGAGCGCGAGCGCGGGACCATCGTGAACGTCTCCAGCGTTGGGGGACGCGTTTCCCACCCGGGCGGCGGCGTCTACTGCGGCTCGAAATTCGCGCTCGAAGCGATGAGCGATGCGCTCCGTTCGGAGGTCGAGCCGTTCGACATCGATGTCGCGCTGGTCGAGCCCGGGCCAGTGAATACCTCCTTCGGCGACGAGATGCGAGCCCGAACCGATAAACTGGAGCGTTCCGGCGCGTACGACTGGTTTTACTCGGTGATCGAGGATACCCAGCTCATCGGCGGTGGCGGGTTCGGCTCAATCGAAGCAAAAGAAGTCGCTGAAACCATCCTCGAAGCCGCGAACAGCCCGAATCCCAGCCCACGCTACCCTGTAGGACAGTTCGGCAAGCTGAGTTCGCTCGCCAGACTCGCGCCCGACCCGATCCGCGATGCCGTGTTCGGGATCGTTCGGCGGTTCGTCTGA